One genomic window of Micromonospora sp. WMMD1128 includes the following:
- a CDS encoding chorismate-binding protein, which yields MSAPAPTATTARVPFAGDPHDLVEPFAELFGPLFCYRLPGRERRTLLASLADVWRITTDGIERGGERFDGDVAALLDHLLAEARRGPGADVAFALSYDLSLRLRAEAGIPGGPWPTAAPGRLLGFAGPLRRAVVHDPATGTLSCAGEDRANVMSACARTAARAAPPPTAPLTEVVTDIDPHRYADQLARAREHLLAGDIYQVVLSVPVRVRPRTSLPRYYADVAHRYATADYSYWFSLDGATVFGNCSLPHVLARDGRVRSRVFAGTQPAARDERERQERGALLRADPKYFAEHIMLVDLERNDLGSYCEPGTVVVDRLCEPLVIGPTTYLASDVSGAYDTARGLGGVVLASFPRGVVVGAPKLRAQEVLADLEGEPRGFFAGAVGFYDAARDALTSNTIVTCAERDGPDVLLRCGGGVVAGSDVTQELAELDLKLRYLR from the coding sequence ATGTCGGCGCCCGCACCCACCGCCACCACCGCCCGCGTACCCTTCGCCGGCGACCCGCACGACCTCGTCGAGCCCTTCGCGGAGCTGTTCGGACCGCTGTTCTGCTACCGCCTGCCGGGGCGGGAACGGCGCACCCTCCTCGCGTCGCTCGCCGACGTGTGGCGGATCACGACCGACGGGATCGAGCGGGGCGGCGAACGCTTCGACGGCGACGTCGCCGCCCTGCTCGACCACCTACTGGCCGAGGCCCGGCGCGGTCCGGGCGCCGACGTCGCGTTCGCCCTCTCCTACGACCTGTCCCTGCGGCTGCGGGCGGAGGCCGGCATCCCGGGCGGGCCGTGGCCGACCGCGGCCCCCGGACGGCTGCTCGGCTTCGCCGGGCCGCTGCGCCGCGCGGTGGTCCACGACCCCGCCACCGGCACCCTGAGCTGCGCCGGGGAGGACCGGGCCAACGTCATGTCGGCCTGCGCCCGCACCGCCGCCCGGGCCGCGCCGCCGCCGACCGCCCCGCTGACCGAGGTCGTGACCGACATCGACCCGCACCGGTACGCCGACCAGCTCGCCCGAGCGCGCGAGCACCTGCTGGCCGGCGACATCTACCAGGTCGTCCTCTCGGTGCCGGTGCGGGTACGCCCACGCACGTCGCTGCCGCGCTACTACGCCGACGTCGCCCACCGGTACGCCACGGCCGACTACTCCTACTGGTTCAGCCTCGACGGGGCCACGGTGTTCGGCAACTGTTCCCTGCCGCACGTGCTGGCGCGCGACGGGCGGGTGCGCAGCCGCGTCTTCGCCGGCACCCAGCCGGCCGCGCGGGACGAGCGGGAACGGCAGGAACGGGGCGCGTTGCTGCGCGCCGACCCGAAATACTTCGCCGAGCACATCATGCTCGTCGACCTGGAACGCAACGACCTCGGCTCGTACTGCGAGCCCGGCACGGTGGTGGTCGACCGGTTGTGCGAGCCGCTGGTGATCGGTCCCACGACGTATCTCGCCAGCGACGTCTCGGGCGCGTACGACACGGCGCGCGGGCTCGGCGGTGTCGTGCTGGCGAGTTTCCCGCGCGGGGTGGTGGTCGGCGCGCCGAAGCTGCGCGCCCAGGAGGTGCTGGCCGACCTCGAGGGCGAGCCGCGCGGGTTCTTCGCGGGCGCGGTGGGGTTCTACGACGCGGCCCGCGACGCGCTGACCTCCAACACGATCGTCACCTGCGCCGAGCGGGACGGGCCGGACGTGCTGCTGCGCTGCGGCGGCGGCGTGGTCGCGGGTTCGGACGTCACGCAGGAGCTGGCGGAGTTGGACCTCAAACTGCGGTATCTGCGATAG
- a CDS encoding amino acid adenylation domain-containing protein, with protein sequence MTAYLSELVLAQAARTPGACAVVDERESLTYAELVRQAGVVAGLLVAAGVERDAVVAVCAERSVRFPVLLLGVLLSGAAYLPLEPGDPVPRLAGMLDDAGAVLVLTEPELKAAAEAVAGSRRVLAVSAGELRAGVPAAPVLPASDLGLAYVLFTSGSTGRPKAVGVGHRGIVNRLRWMQDEYALTSADAVLQKTPATFDVSVWELFWPLAQGARLVLARPGGQRDPEYLMAVLRRKRITVVHFVPSMLESVLDEPGWDGYDALRLVVCSGEALTPAAVRRFRARSRARIDNLYGPTEASIDVTWWPCRPVEDGDSVPIGRPIANVVVRVLDADGNPVREGVPGELHLGGDHALARGYLGRPGLTAERFVPDPFAAGARLYRTGDLVRWLPGGVLEFLGRLDHQIKLRGQRIEPGEIEETLRRHPGVTGAVVLLRRDEGRADRLVGYVVGPPDGPGERELRAHLAERLPAPMVPARLVRLAAFPLTANGKLDRAALPEPPRRRR encoded by the coding sequence GTGACCGCGTACCTGTCCGAGCTGGTGCTGGCGCAGGCGGCCCGGACACCCGGCGCGTGCGCCGTCGTGGACGAGCGGGAGTCGCTGACGTACGCGGAACTGGTCCGGCAGGCCGGCGTGGTGGCCGGACTGCTGGTCGCGGCGGGGGTGGAGCGGGACGCCGTGGTGGCGGTCTGCGCCGAACGGTCGGTCCGCTTCCCGGTGCTGCTGCTCGGGGTGCTGCTGAGCGGGGCCGCATACCTGCCCCTGGAACCGGGCGACCCCGTGCCCCGCCTCGCCGGCATGCTCGACGACGCCGGCGCGGTTCTCGTCCTGACCGAGCCGGAGCTGAAGGCCGCCGCCGAGGCCGTCGCCGGGAGCCGTCGCGTGCTCGCCGTCTCCGCCGGTGAGCTGCGCGCGGGCGTCCCGGCGGCGCCGGTGCTGCCCGCCTCGGACCTGGGGTTGGCCTACGTCCTGTTCACCTCGGGCTCCACCGGGCGCCCCAAGGCCGTCGGCGTGGGGCACCGCGGCATCGTCAACCGGCTGCGCTGGATGCAGGACGAGTACGCCCTGACCAGCGCCGACGCCGTCCTGCAGAAGACACCCGCGACGTTCGACGTGTCGGTGTGGGAGCTGTTCTGGCCGCTCGCGCAGGGCGCCCGCCTGGTGCTGGCCCGGCCGGGCGGGCAGCGTGACCCGGAATACCTGATGGCCGTCCTGCGGCGGAAGCGGATCACCGTGGTTCATTTCGTGCCGTCCATGCTGGAGTCCGTCCTCGACGAGCCCGGTTGGGACGGGTACGACGCGCTGCGGCTCGTGGTCTGTAGCGGCGAGGCGCTCACACCGGCCGCCGTGCGCCGGTTCCGGGCGCGGAGCCGGGCGCGGATCGACAACCTGTACGGGCCTACCGAAGCCTCGATCGACGTCACCTGGTGGCCCTGCCGCCCGGTGGAGGACGGCGACTCGGTGCCGATCGGCCGGCCGATCGCGAACGTGGTGGTGCGGGTACTCGACGCGGACGGGAACCCGGTGCGCGAGGGCGTGCCGGGGGAGCTCCACCTCGGTGGCGACCACGCGCTGGCGCGGGGATATCTCGGCCGGCCGGGGCTCACCGCGGAGCGGTTCGTGCCGGACCCCTTCGCCGCCGGCGCCCGGTTGTACCGGACCGGCGACCTCGTCCGGTGGCTGCCCGGCGGGGTGCTGGAGTTCCTCGGCCGCCTCGATCACCAGATCAAGCTGCGCGGGCAGCGGATCGAGCCGGGCGAGATCGAGGAGACGCTGCGCCGGCATCCGGGCGTGACCGGCGCCGTCGTCCTGTTGCGCCGCGACGAGGGACGCGCCGACCGCCTGGTCGGCTATGTGGTGGGGCCGCCCGACGGCCCCGGTGAGCGGGAGCTGCGGGCCCATCTGGCCGAACGGCTGCCCGCGCCGATGGTGCCGGCCCGGCTGGTACGCCTGGCGGCCTTCCCCCTCACCGCGAACGGCAAGCTGGACCGCGCGGCGCTGCCGGAGCCACCGCGACGCAGGCGGTAG
- a CDS encoding carbamoyltransferase C-terminal domain-containing protein: MIVVGFNGFTRSAELFGRLYRRSGLDRHRVLGHDAAVAVVVDGELVAAVEEERLSRVKKTSDLPVNALRWALGEAGVGLADVDCFAFPWSFTAEVWAAERAGIARSAVPEPERADRLARLEELRTTLLTPEAIRADFAARTGFTIPADRLRLVPHHLAHLSCGYHTAGWRDAAFLVSDGRAERYSSIMGEVRDGEVTILEDATVDITNSLALLYSKVTRYLGFVPNNDEYKVMGLSGFHPPLGADNPLLREVITLEEAGGYRLRVGNPLLDTQAYYSYFDEIFGRTGDRTDWDFRCRVARAVQDAVEVVTRHQVSVLERRTSARNLIIEGGLALNCVNNTKLLEGSRFEDASVSFGASDPGVTIGAAVYASRELGRPVRPSPGPYLGPSYTDDDVRAALAAVGDRVEWRELAEDELLTEVAKLLVDPVVIGWFQGAVEYGPRALGNRSILANPAFPDIQDVINIRVKRREPFRPFAPVLPAASAQVVLEMGKKTSSPYMTFVFPVRSEYQKLVPGAVHVDGTARAQTVDEADNPLLAGLLRAFEQVTGVPCLINTSFNVAGQPIVGSPADGLSCFLDTEIDYLVLHHFLISKVASGES, translated from the coding sequence ATGATCGTCGTCGGTTTCAACGGTTTCACGCGGTCCGCGGAGCTGTTCGGGCGCCTGTACCGGCGTTCGGGCCTCGACCGGCACCGGGTGCTGGGGCACGACGCGGCCGTCGCCGTGGTGGTCGACGGCGAGCTGGTCGCCGCCGTGGAGGAGGAACGGCTCAGCCGGGTCAAGAAGACGTCCGACCTGCCGGTCAACGCGCTGCGCTGGGCGCTCGGGGAGGCGGGCGTCGGGCTGGCCGACGTCGACTGCTTCGCCTTCCCCTGGAGTTTCACCGCGGAGGTCTGGGCGGCGGAGCGGGCCGGGATCGCCCGATCGGCGGTGCCGGAGCCGGAGCGGGCCGACCGCCTGGCCCGGCTGGAGGAGCTACGCACGACGCTGCTCACGCCGGAGGCGATCCGGGCGGACTTCGCCGCGCGCACCGGTTTCACCATCCCGGCCGACCGGCTCCGGCTCGTCCCGCACCACCTCGCCCACCTGTCGTGCGGCTACCACACGGCCGGCTGGCGGGACGCGGCGTTCCTGGTCAGCGACGGCCGCGCGGAGCGCTACTCGTCGATCATGGGCGAGGTCCGCGACGGCGAGGTGACGATCCTGGAAGACGCCACCGTCGACATCACCAACAGTCTCGCGCTGCTCTACAGCAAGGTCACCCGCTACCTCGGCTTCGTGCCGAACAACGACGAGTACAAGGTGATGGGGCTCAGCGGTTTCCATCCGCCGCTCGGCGCGGACAACCCGCTCCTGCGCGAGGTGATCACGCTGGAGGAGGCCGGCGGCTATCGGCTGCGGGTCGGCAACCCGCTGCTGGACACCCAGGCGTACTACTCCTACTTCGACGAGATCTTCGGGCGCACCGGCGACCGCACGGACTGGGACTTCCGGTGCCGGGTGGCCCGGGCGGTCCAGGACGCGGTCGAGGTGGTCACCCGGCACCAGGTGTCGGTGCTGGAACGGCGCACATCCGCGCGGAATCTGATCATCGAGGGTGGCCTGGCGCTGAACTGCGTGAACAACACCAAGCTGCTGGAGGGCTCCCGGTTCGAGGACGCGTCGGTCAGCTTCGGCGCGAGCGACCCGGGCGTGACGATCGGCGCGGCGGTGTACGCGTCACGCGAGCTGGGCCGCCCGGTGCGCCCGTCGCCCGGCCCGTACCTGGGACCGAGTTACACCGACGACGACGTCCGCGCGGCCCTCGCCGCGGTGGGTGACCGGGTCGAGTGGCGCGAGCTGGCCGAGGACGAGCTGCTCACCGAGGTGGCCAAGCTGCTCGTCGACCCGGTGGTGATCGGCTGGTTCCAGGGCGCCGTCGAGTACGGCCCGCGCGCTCTCGGCAATCGCAGCATCCTGGCCAACCCCGCGTTTCCCGATATTCAGGACGTCATCAACATCCGCGTCAAGCGGCGGGAGCCGTTCCGGCCTTTCGCGCCGGTGCTGCCCGCGGCATCGGCGCAGGTGGTCCTCGAAATGGGGAAGAAGACGTCCTCGCCCTACATGACATTCGTCTTCCCGGTACGATCCGAATACCAGAAGCTCGTTCCGGGCGCCGTCCACGTCGACGGCACCGCCCGGGCCCAGACGGTCGACGAGGCGGACAATCCCCTGCTGGCGGGCCTGCTTCGAGCCTTCGAGCAGGTCACCGGCGTGCCCTGCCTGATCAACACTTCCTTCAACGTCGCGGGACAGCCAATCGTCGGGTCACCCGCCGATGGGCTAAGCTGCTTCCTCGATACGGAAATCGATTACCTGGTGTTACACCACTTTCTGATCAGCAAGGTGGCCTCCGGTGAGTCTTGA
- a CDS encoding anthranilate synthase family protein translates to MSLDFASPYCLVHSEGRVNYARGETVRSWSLAEVPRPAAHPVLTMVPYAQLRERGYVCHDDNEPLISLVPSEFREVELESFADVRADVRVVSEPVHTPDDEEFAARIDRVIKEEIQRGEGSNFLISRRCDVTIGDFGPEVAHTIFARLARNEIGAYLTFCFFDGERYFIGSSPERHLTYRRGTVTMNPICGTLPRAALQKRADLIEFLSDRKEVNELFQVVDEELKMMSRICGEGGVVRGPYLKEMSALVHTEYVLEGSATMSPLDAFRESMFAATMVGSPLENAARVIHRHESESRGYYSSALMIRGLEDDGQEWLDSAITIRTMAVDADGHAVIRSGASVVRDSVPAKECREVRTKAEGLLKAITTAEPPGPFLDRFVDDKVLEVLNGRNRYLSRFWINRQVDDRYAAPELIGRSVLIVDNEDQFTEMLKHILEHLGFKVTMRDYRESGIGLTGYDLVLVGPGPGDPNEMNDPKIAQLHRIVGELMKTGTPFLAVCLGHQILCRLLGMTVRPVDPPLQGVQETVDLFGRAEPVGFYNTFFADAPAEAPAGVTVAVEPDGRVVALRSERFTSFQFHVESVLTTNCITILREALLWLLK, encoded by the coding sequence GTGAGTCTTGACTTCGCTAGCCCCTATTGCCTCGTCCATTCCGAGGGTCGGGTCAACTACGCTCGCGGGGAGACCGTGCGGTCCTGGTCGCTCGCCGAGGTGCCTCGCCCGGCCGCCCACCCGGTGCTGACCATGGTGCCCTACGCGCAGTTGCGTGAGCGCGGTTACGTCTGCCACGACGACAACGAGCCGCTCATCTCGTTGGTGCCCAGCGAGTTCCGTGAGGTCGAGCTGGAGTCGTTCGCCGACGTGCGCGCCGACGTCCGAGTGGTCTCCGAGCCCGTGCACACTCCGGACGACGAGGAGTTCGCCGCCCGTATCGACCGGGTCATCAAGGAGGAGATCCAGCGCGGTGAGGGCTCCAACTTCCTCATCTCGCGGCGGTGCGACGTCACCATCGGTGACTTCGGGCCCGAGGTCGCGCACACGATCTTCGCCCGGCTCGCCCGTAACGAGATCGGGGCGTACCTCACCTTCTGCTTCTTCGACGGGGAGCGCTACTTCATCGGGTCCTCGCCAGAACGGCACCTGACCTACCGCCGCGGCACGGTCACGATGAACCCGATCTGCGGCACGCTGCCGCGCGCCGCGTTGCAGAAGCGGGCCGACCTCATCGAGTTCCTCTCCGACCGCAAGGAGGTGAACGAGCTCTTCCAGGTGGTCGACGAGGAGCTCAAGATGATGTCGCGGATCTGCGGCGAGGGCGGCGTCGTGCGCGGACCGTACCTCAAGGAGATGAGCGCGCTCGTCCACACCGAGTACGTGCTCGAGGGCAGCGCCACCATGAGCCCGCTCGACGCGTTCCGGGAGTCGATGTTCGCCGCGACGATGGTCGGCAGCCCACTGGAGAACGCCGCCCGGGTCATCCACCGCCACGAGTCCGAGTCCCGCGGCTACTACTCGTCCGCCCTGATGATCCGCGGCCTGGAGGACGACGGGCAGGAGTGGCTGGACAGCGCCATCACGATCCGGACGATGGCGGTGGACGCCGACGGGCACGCCGTGATCCGCAGCGGCGCCAGCGTCGTCCGCGACTCGGTGCCCGCCAAGGAGTGCCGTGAGGTGCGCACCAAGGCCGAGGGGCTGCTGAAGGCGATCACCACCGCCGAACCGCCCGGTCCCTTCCTCGACCGGTTCGTGGACGACAAGGTCCTCGAGGTGCTGAACGGGCGGAACCGCTACCTGTCCCGGTTCTGGATCAACAGGCAGGTCGACGACAGGTACGCCGCGCCCGAACTCATCGGCCGCTCGGTGCTGATCGTCGACAACGAGGACCAGTTCACCGAGATGCTCAAGCACATCCTCGAACACCTCGGGTTCAAGGTCACCATGCGCGACTACCGGGAGTCCGGCATCGGCCTCACCGGTTACGACCTGGTGCTCGTCGGGCCCGGTCCCGGCGACCCGAACGAGATGAACGACCCGAAGATCGCCCAACTGCACCGCATCGTGGGCGAGCTGATGAAGACCGGCACGCCGTTCCTCGCCGTCTGCCTCGGCCACCAGATCCTCTGCCGTCTGCTCGGCATGACCGTGCGCCCGGTGGACCCGCCGTTGCAGGGCGTGCAGGAGACCGTCGACCTGTTCGGCCGGGCCGAGCCGGTCGGCTTCTACAACACCTTCTTCGCCGACGCCCCGGCCGAGGCCCCCGCCGGGGTGACCGTGGCCGTGGAGCCCGACGGCCGGGTGGTGGCGCTGCGTTCCGAACGGTTCACCAGCTTCCAGTTCCATGTCGAGTCCGTCCTCACCACCAACTGCATCACCATCCTCCGGGAGGCGCTGTTGTGGCTGTTGAAATGA
- a CDS encoding coproporphyrinogen-III oxidase family protein produces MAEEFIFDLADAGRSDVVDQLIEADDHIPGLVFTYPPISLWEPRDATASDPDTLWAGSDTFSHNLYIHIPFCRQKCSFCYYSVAVVQDDTQVIWDYLHCLEKEALQYLPMMRSKKIETVFIGGGTPSRLNPAQIEFLFERVIRRFDLSECREITYECSPDSATEDRIAVMAANGTNRLSMGVQSLDPEILRKSRRSDTPSSVVRTYYNMADSGVPNVNIDLIAGIEREAFDNMQRTMDAVTALEPMPTQITLFTLSVRKGAINNTTLREEDHAKLFRRSLALFRYAKRRMRENGYWQYSRNLFPRENWIFHYQDNHWGNNGYVLGLGASSYSHSHGYTYSNAFTFREYMRRIQAGGSAVEKAFPLSADESLRRHLVLAMKHRELDVARFNSFYPAGSEPLRQFQSVFDALAAMGIVTVEDGRIAYTEDHADVSDRYTRLFYSDGVSDAVRRGVGQLTGAGSNAFNFTL; encoded by the coding sequence GTGGCTGAGGAATTCATCTTCGATCTGGCAGACGCCGGCCGGTCGGACGTCGTCGACCAGCTCATCGAGGCCGACGACCACATACCGGGGCTGGTGTTCACCTATCCGCCGATCTCCCTCTGGGAGCCGCGGGACGCCACCGCCTCCGACCCCGACACCCTCTGGGCCGGCAGCGACACCTTCTCGCACAACCTCTACATCCACATCCCGTTCTGCCGCCAGAAGTGCAGCTTCTGCTACTACAGCGTGGCCGTCGTCCAGGACGACACCCAGGTGATCTGGGACTACCTGCACTGCCTCGAGAAGGAGGCGCTGCAGTACCTGCCGATGATGCGGAGCAAGAAGATCGAGACCGTGTTCATCGGTGGGGGCACACCCAGCCGGCTCAACCCGGCACAGATCGAGTTCCTCTTCGAGCGGGTCATCCGACGCTTCGACCTCTCCGAGTGCCGCGAGATCACCTACGAGTGTTCGCCGGACTCGGCGACCGAGGACCGCATCGCGGTGATGGCGGCCAACGGGACGAACCGCCTGTCCATGGGTGTGCAGTCGCTCGACCCGGAGATCCTGCGCAAGTCGCGCCGCTCCGACACGCCGTCCAGCGTGGTGCGCACCTACTACAACATGGCCGACAGCGGCGTGCCGAACGTCAACATCGACCTCATCGCGGGCATCGAGCGTGAGGCGTTCGACAACATGCAGCGGACCATGGACGCGGTCACCGCGCTGGAGCCGATGCCCACCCAGATCACCCTCTTCACGCTCTCGGTGCGCAAGGGCGCGATCAACAACACCACGTTGCGCGAGGAGGACCACGCCAAGCTCTTCCGGCGCAGCCTCGCGCTGTTCCGGTACGCCAAGCGCCGGATGCGGGAGAACGGCTACTGGCAGTACTCCCGCAACCTCTTCCCGCGCGAGAACTGGATCTTCCACTACCAGGACAACCACTGGGGCAACAACGGTTACGTCCTCGGGCTCGGCGCCAGCTCCTACAGCCACTCGCACGGCTACACGTACAGCAACGCGTTCACCTTCCGGGAGTACATGCGCCGGATCCAGGCGGGCGGGTCGGCGGTGGAGAAGGCATTCCCGCTCTCGGCGGACGAGTCGCTGCGCCGGCACCTCGTGCTCGCCATGAAGCACCGCGAGCTGGACGTCGCGCGTTTCAACTCCTTCTATCCGGCGGGCTCCGAGCCGCTGCGGCAGTTCCAGTCGGTCTTCGACGCGCTCGCCGCGATGGGCATCGTCACCGTCGAGGACGGGCGGATCGCGTACACGGAGGACCATGCCGACGTCAGCGACCGCTACACCCGGCTGTTCTACTCCGACGGGGTCAGCGACGCGGTCAGGCGCGGCGTCGGGCAGCTCACCGGGGCCGGCAGCAACGCCTTCAACTTCACCCTCTAG